A window from Shewanella livingstonensis encodes these proteins:
- a CDS encoding YciI family protein produces the protein MWYMISSQDIENSLEKRLSVRADHLARLQALADEGRLLTAGPHPAIDNENPGEAGFTGSLVIADFASLEDAQAWADVDPYIAAGVYKSVIVKPFKRVLP, from the coding sequence ATGTGGTACATGATCTCATCTCAAGACATTGAAAACAGTTTAGAAAAACGCTTATCTGTTCGCGCTGACCATTTAGCTCGTTTACAAGCTTTAGCCGATGAAGGCCGTTTGCTAACGGCTGGGCCACATCCTGCAATTGATAACGAAAACCCTGGCGAAGCTGGCTTTACTGGTTCATTAGTTATTGCTGATTTTGCTTCATTAGAAGATGCCCAAGCTTGGGCCGATGTGGATCCTTACATCGCTGCAGGTGTTTATAAAAGCGTTATTGTTAAGCCATTTAAGCGAGTGCTGCCGTAA
- the trpD gene encoding anthranilate phosphoribosyltransferase, with protein sequence MDNLQALFDRLYQGSSITREQMAQVFSAIIQGDMQPATMAGMLVALKMRGETIDEIAGAADALRQAAKPFPRSDASIRTGIVDIVGTGGDGHNTINISTTAAFVAAAAGAKVAKHGNRSVSSKSGSSDLLSHCGITLTMAPDAASQCLDKLGLCFLFAPHYHGGVKHAVPVRQALKTRTIFNVLGPLINPASPEFMLLGVYKLELIEPIAHVLHALGVKRAMVVHGSGLDEVALHDNTHVAELNDGVVRTYQLSPEELGVTRADISQLTGGEPADNALITQAILQGNGQPAHRDAVAINAGCALYISGICDSVQAGTQLALATLASGAAFTLLTDLAAASQAGENNE encoded by the coding sequence ATTCAAGGTGATATGCAACCTGCAACTATGGCAGGCATGTTAGTCGCGCTGAAAATGCGCGGCGAAACCATTGACGAAATAGCCGGTGCAGCGGATGCATTACGCCAAGCCGCTAAACCTTTTCCACGCAGTGATGCCTCAATAAGAACCGGCATTGTTGATATCGTTGGTACCGGCGGCGATGGCCATAACACCATTAATATATCAACCACTGCAGCTTTTGTTGCCGCCGCCGCGGGCGCCAAAGTTGCAAAGCACGGTAATCGCAGTGTATCGAGTAAGTCTGGATCATCTGACTTATTGTCCCATTGCGGTATTACGCTCACCATGGCGCCAGATGCAGCAAGCCAGTGTTTAGATAAACTGGGCTTATGTTTTTTATTTGCGCCCCATTACCACGGTGGAGTAAAACATGCAGTGCCCGTAAGACAAGCCTTAAAAACTCGGACCATTTTTAATGTGCTAGGACCATTAATTAATCCTGCAAGCCCTGAGTTTATGTTGCTAGGCGTTTACAAACTTGAGCTCATCGAACCTATCGCACATGTACTCCATGCCTTAGGCGTGAAACGCGCCATGGTAGTACATGGTAGTGGTTTAGATGAAGTGGCATTGCATGACAATACGCATGTGGCAGAACTAAATGACGGTGTGGTGCGTACTTACCAGCTTAGCCCTGAAGAACTCGGTGTGACTCGCGCAGACATATCGCAGTTAACGGGTGGTGAACCGGCGGACAATGCCCTAATAACTCAAGCTATTTTACAAGGTAATGGCCAGCCTGCTCACCGAGATGCGGTGGCCATTAACGCCGGCTGTGCTTTGTATATCAGTGGTATTTGTGACTCTGTTCAAGCAGGTACTCAGCTAGCATTAGCAACACTTGCCAGTGGTGCAGCCTTCACTTTATTAACCGATTTAGCTGCCGCGAGCCAAGCTGGAGAAAACAATGAGTAA
- the trpA gene encoding tryptophan synthase subunit alpha, translating to MSNRYQAKFAALKAQHQGAFVPFVTIGDPSLELSMKIIQTLVDNGADALELGFPFSDPLADGPVIQGANLRSLAAGTKQSDCFDIITKIRAQHPQLPIGLLLYANLVFANGIDEFYAKAQAAGVDSVLIADVPVEESKPFSLAAKAHGIAPIFIAPPNADADTLKLVSEQGEGYTYLLSRAGVTGTESKAGEPIENILAQLVEFNAPPPLLGFGIAEPEQVRAAIKAGAAGAISGSAVVKIIAAHQHDEATLLAKLAEFTAAMKAATTV from the coding sequence ATGAGTAACCGTTATCAAGCAAAATTTGCTGCACTTAAAGCACAACATCAAGGTGCATTTGTTCCCTTTGTGACCATTGGCGATCCAAGTCTTGAATTATCGATGAAAATCATTCAGACCTTAGTTGACAATGGTGCCGATGCGCTTGAATTAGGTTTTCCTTTTTCAGATCCATTAGCCGATGGTCCGGTAATACAAGGTGCTAATCTGCGCTCATTAGCGGCAGGTACTAAGCAAAGTGATTGCTTTGACATTATCACTAAAATACGTGCGCAACATCCTCAGCTACCTATCGGATTATTGCTCTATGCCAACTTAGTCTTCGCCAATGGTATTGATGAGTTTTACGCTAAAGCTCAAGCTGCTGGTGTTGATTCTGTATTGATTGCTGATGTGCCTGTAGAAGAATCAAAACCCTTTAGTTTGGCTGCAAAAGCACATGGTATCGCGCCTATCTTTATTGCACCGCCTAATGCAGATGCTGACACTTTAAAACTGGTTAGTGAGCAAGGTGAAGGTTATACCTACCTATTATCTCGCGCTGGCGTAACGGGCACTGAATCCAAAGCGGGTGAACCAATTGAGAATATTTTGGCGCAACTGGTCGAATTTAACGCCCCGCCGCCACTATTAGGTTTTGGTATTGCCGAACCAGAGCAAGTACGTGCCGCGATAAAAGCCGGGGCTGCAGGGGCTATTTCAGGTTCTGCCGTGGTTAAAATCATTGCAGCTCACCAACATGATGAAGCGACATTATTAGCCAAACTCGCAGAATTTACCGCAGCGATGAAAGCAGCAACTACAGTATAG
- the trpCF gene encoding bifunctional indole-3-glycerol-phosphate synthase TrpC/phosphoribosylanthranilate isomerase TrpF: MSKPESNVLTRIVETKVAHIAALKLRFPEASLQPKISDRSLFDALKAPDAQFIFECKKASPSKGLIRPDFDVEAIADIYTRYAAGISVLTDEEFFQGDMDYIPKVRARVTQPIICKDFFVDPYQVKLAAHQGADAILLMLSVLDDEQYRLLADEAAKYQLDSLTEVSNEAELVRAIDLNAPIIGINNRNLRDLSTDLATTELLAPQIPADRVVISESGIYDHQQVRRLNPLVDGYLVGSSIMAQDDIDLACRQLIFGNNKVCGLTRIDDIEAVAKAGAVFGGLIFHPKSPRAVTPAQASELIAQMQQRHIGLNMVGVFVNHPVADIAVLAQTLNLFAVQLHGNETELEITELKALLKQQQLNTEIWKAVAIDSNNGEVSQKSVGADRYLYDSKSAQQFGGTGQTFNWQADIDDKQDAMLAGGLTPDNVYLASQQGFYGVDLNSGVESSPGHKDHQKLIAAFTQLRRN, encoded by the coding sequence ATGAGTAAGCCAGAAAGTAATGTACTAACCCGTATCGTCGAAACTAAAGTGGCCCATATTGCCGCGCTAAAATTGCGTTTCCCTGAAGCCAGCTTGCAACCAAAAATATCGGATCGTAGCTTATTTGATGCTCTAAAAGCCCCTGATGCTCAGTTCATTTTTGAGTGCAAAAAGGCCAGTCCCTCAAAAGGCCTTATTCGCCCAGATTTTGATGTTGAAGCCATCGCCGATATTTACACTCGCTACGCAGCAGGTATTTCAGTGCTTACTGATGAAGAGTTTTTCCAAGGTGACATGGACTACATTCCAAAAGTACGTGCCAGAGTGACTCAACCAATTATTTGTAAAGACTTCTTTGTCGATCCTTATCAAGTGAAACTAGCCGCTCATCAAGGTGCAGATGCCATTTTACTGATGCTGTCAGTGCTTGATGATGAGCAATATCGTTTATTGGCCGACGAAGCAGCAAAGTATCAATTAGATAGCTTAACCGAAGTCAGTAACGAAGCTGAATTAGTTAGGGCGATTGATCTAAATGCACCGATTATAGGTATTAATAACCGTAATTTGCGCGACTTAAGCACCGATCTGGCTACCACAGAATTATTAGCGCCACAGATCCCCGCCGACAGAGTAGTGATCAGTGAATCTGGCATTTATGATCATCAACAGGTTCGCCGGTTAAATCCATTGGTTGACGGTTATCTTGTTGGCAGTTCAATTATGGCGCAAGACGATATAGATTTAGCGTGCAGACAACTTATTTTTGGAAACAATAAAGTCTGCGGTTTGACTAGAATTGACGATATTGAGGCAGTAGCTAAAGCTGGGGCGGTATTTGGAGGGCTAATTTTTCATCCAAAATCACCTAGAGCCGTAACACCTGCACAAGCAAGTGAATTAATCGCCCAAATGCAGCAACGTCATATTGGCTTAAACATGGTAGGGGTATTTGTTAATCACCCCGTTGCAGATATCGCCGTGCTAGCCCAAACGCTGAATCTTTTTGCAGTGCAATTACACGGCAATGAAACTGAACTTGAAATCACAGAATTAAAAGCGTTACTTAAGCAACAACAGCTCAATACCGAAATTTGGAAAGCCGTTGCAATTGACAGTAACAACGGCGAAGTGAGCCAAAAATCGGTTGGCGCCGATCGTTATTTATACGACAGCAAGTCAGCACAACAATTTGGCGGCACCGGGCAAACGTTTAATTGGCAAGCAGATATTGATGATAAACAAGATGCGATGTTGGCGGGGGGATTAACCCCTGACAATGTTTATCTCGCGAGCCAACAAGGATTTTATGGGGTCGACTTAAATTCAGGAGTAGAATCTAGCCCTGGCCATAAAGACCACCAAAAACTGATTGCTGCATTTACTCAATTACGCCGTAATTAA
- a CDS encoding EAL domain-containing protein — MLFFNRLQTRIFAFFVLLIIAVLSLSFWLTYQANQRLEQQYVANQLEVASLVFESQYDNRNYYLAAFAATAAKDFGLKDIFIDGDNRSFLVALNNHRSRINASLAMAVSADGKVIGQLVASQSEQGREVVALGTEQDDIFRYQLGSEFEALSPFYLLDNKLYQIKFSPLTSGGNSVIGWVGFGFLIDDALANSLHKLTGLNSGFMLTATDKITEIGHSGESFADAEASLISSYIITEKTNHDYILWKQFLGEVDGQSLHAYMYKSRSDLLASIESQWLQQVAVLVMMLPVSLLLAFWISSSITRPIKQLIAQARFIAKGNYDSHVSVDSSIELQQLASEFTSMQQAILEREKAIAHQAYHDPLTNLGNRNELQRMIEPWLLPGSTMGLCLINIRRMTEINVTLGHAVGDEVIKEVAKRLCEVNPDALAYRLSGDEFVLAFKDCETHSFDVFLTMLQQQIGQDYYYQDVMLHLQFTAGVSFYKPDIDIVTLLRQADTALQHAKINKRDYQIYDANIDKNSIERFQLINELKVAIEQNQLVLYYQPKLNLAKQKITHVEALVRWMHPVRGIIPPDTFIPIAEKTMQMDALTRWVITEAMAQYHRWQLRGIDMCIAVNISAENLKDEQFCHWVINALAEHNVPVAAMTLEITEDAVVSDPELAVKQLTLLRKNGLTLSIDDYGTGYSSLAQLKQLPVDELKIDRSFVQKLLENEADQIIVQSTLQLAHNLGLKVVAEGIEDKQTLEWLTDLKCEMGQGFYLSRPLPEQQFNDWLKQSDYQ; from the coding sequence TTGCTATTTTTTAATCGTCTACAAACTCGGATTTTTGCTTTTTTTGTACTGTTAATTATTGCCGTATTGAGTTTGTCTTTTTGGTTGACGTATCAAGCTAACCAGAGATTAGAGCAGCAATATGTGGCTAATCAACTTGAAGTAGCAAGTTTAGTGTTTGAGTCGCAATATGATAATCGAAATTATTATTTGGCGGCATTTGCGGCGACGGCTGCTAAAGATTTTGGTTTAAAAGATATTTTTATTGATGGCGACAACCGAAGTTTTTTAGTGGCGTTAAATAATCATCGCAGCCGGATTAATGCCTCTTTAGCGATGGCCGTGTCGGCTGATGGTAAGGTTATTGGTCAACTCGTTGCCTCCCAAAGCGAGCAAGGTCGAGAAGTTGTTGCCTTAGGAACTGAACAAGACGACATATTTCGGTATCAATTAGGCTCTGAATTTGAAGCATTGAGTCCATTTTATTTATTAGATAATAAACTGTATCAAATTAAATTTTCCCCGCTTACCAGTGGTGGTAATAGTGTCATTGGCTGGGTTGGATTTGGTTTTCTTATTGATGATGCATTAGCTAATTCTTTGCATAAACTGACCGGTTTAAACAGCGGTTTTATGTTAACTGCCACAGATAAGATAACTGAGATTGGTCATTCTGGTGAGTCGTTTGCAGATGCTGAGGCCTCGCTGATATCAAGTTATATTATCACAGAGAAAACCAATCATGATTATATTTTATGGAAGCAGTTTTTAGGCGAGGTCGATGGACAATCTTTGCATGCCTATATGTATAAATCGCGATCTGATTTACTGGCTTCAATAGAGTCACAATGGTTACAACAAGTCGCGGTACTCGTCATGATGTTACCAGTATCATTACTGTTGGCATTTTGGATATCCAGCAGTATCACTCGGCCAATTAAACAATTAATTGCCCAAGCAAGGTTTATTGCTAAAGGTAATTATGACTCCCACGTGAGTGTTGATTCCAGTATTGAGCTACAACAATTAGCCAGCGAATTTACTTCGATGCAACAAGCTATTTTGGAGCGAGAAAAAGCCATTGCTCATCAAGCGTATCACGATCCGTTAACTAATTTAGGCAATCGTAACGAGTTACAGCGCATGATTGAACCCTGGTTGTTACCGGGTTCAACGATGGGCCTTTGTTTAATCAATATTCGCCGTATGACGGAAATCAATGTCACCCTAGGCCATGCCGTGGGTGATGAGGTGATAAAAGAAGTGGCTAAGCGTCTGTGTGAGGTTAATCCTGACGCCTTGGCTTACCGATTGTCTGGTGATGAATTTGTTTTAGCATTTAAGGATTGTGAGACTCACTCATTTGATGTGTTTTTAACAATGCTACAGCAGCAGATTGGCCAAGATTATTATTATCAAGATGTGATGTTACATTTACAATTTACCGCCGGGGTGAGCTTTTATAAACCAGATATTGATATTGTGACCTTATTAAGACAAGCCGATACCGCTCTACAACATGCTAAAATAAATAAACGTGATTACCAAATTTACGATGCTAATATTGATAAAAATAGCATTGAACGTTTTCAATTAATTAATGAACTTAAAGTAGCTATTGAGCAAAATCAGTTGGTGCTTTACTACCAGCCCAAATTAAACCTAGCCAAACAAAAAATTACCCATGTAGAAGCATTGGTGCGTTGGATGCATCCTGTAAGAGGGATTATTCCGCCAGATACGTTTATCCCCATTGCAGAAAAAACCATGCAAATGGACGCGTTAACGCGTTGGGTTATTACCGAAGCCATGGCTCAATATCATCGTTGGCAATTACGGGGTATTGATATGTGCATTGCGGTTAATATTTCAGCTGAAAACTTAAAAGATGAGCAATTTTGTCATTGGGTTATTAATGCGCTTGCTGAGCATAATGTTCCTGTTGCGGCGATGACATTGGAGATAACCGAAGATGCGGTGGTGTCTGATCCTGAGTTGGCGGTAAAGCAGCTTACCTTGTTACGTAAAAATGGCCTCACATTATCAATAGATGACTATGGAACGGGTTATTCTTCACTGGCACAATTAAAACAATTACCAGTTGATGAACTTAAAATCGATAGGTCATTTGTACAAAAATTACTTGAAAATGAAGCGGACCAAATCATTGTACAGTCAACGTTGCAACTTGCCCATAACTTGGGCCTTAAAGTGGTTGCCGAAGGCATAGAAGATAAACAAACCTTAGAATGGTTAACTGACCTTAAATGCGAAATGGGTCAAGGATTTTACTTATCTCGGCCGCTCCCAGAGCAACAGTTTAATGACTGGCTAAAGCAATCTGATTATCAGTAG
- the trpB gene encoding tryptophan synthase subunit beta: MTELKLNPYFGEYGGMYVPQILVPALKQLETAFVEAQQDESFIAEFTDLLKNYAGRPTALTLTRNLSPNPLVKIYLKREDLLHGGAHKTNQVLGQALLARRMGKKEIIAETGAGQHGVATALACALLGLKCRVYMGAKDIERQSPNVFRMKLMGAEVIPVTSGSSTLKDACNEAMRDWSGSYDKAHYLLGTAAGPHPFPTIVREFQRIIGEETKKQILEKEGRLPDAVIACVGGGSNAIGMFADFIDEASVELIGVEPAGKGLDTAMHGAPLKHGKTGIFFGMKSPLMQNSDGQIEESYSVSAGLDFPSVGPQHAHLNAIGRARYESATDDEALEMFQTLARCEGIIPALESAHALAYAVRMAKEATKETILVVNLSGRGDKDIFTVADILEAKQKQQESGNE, translated from the coding sequence ATGACCGAGCTCAAGCTTAACCCTTATTTCGGCGAATACGGTGGGATGTACGTACCGCAGATTTTAGTGCCTGCATTAAAACAACTCGAAACGGCCTTTGTTGAAGCACAACAAGATGAAAGCTTTATCGCTGAATTTACTGACCTGCTAAAAAACTACGCAGGACGCCCAACGGCGCTAACACTGACCCGTAACCTAAGTCCAAATCCGCTGGTAAAAATTTACCTAAAACGTGAAGATTTACTTCACGGCGGCGCCCACAAAACCAACCAGGTATTGGGACAAGCGTTATTAGCCAGACGTATGGGCAAAAAAGAAATTATCGCTGAAACTGGTGCGGGGCAACACGGCGTAGCTACTGCCCTAGCCTGTGCACTTTTAGGCTTAAAATGTAGAGTCTACATGGGCGCCAAAGACATTGAACGTCAATCGCCAAATGTGTTCCGCATGAAATTAATGGGCGCTGAAGTTATTCCGGTTACTTCAGGTTCATCAACTCTAAAAGATGCCTGTAATGAAGCCATGCGCGACTGGTCGGGTAGCTATGATAAAGCGCATTACTTATTAGGAACCGCTGCTGGCCCGCACCCATTCCCGACAATTGTGCGTGAGTTTCAGCGCATTATTGGTGAAGAAACTAAAAAACAAATTCTTGAAAAAGAAGGCCGTTTACCCGACGCCGTTATTGCCTGTGTTGGCGGAGGCTCAAATGCTATTGGTATGTTTGCTGACTTTATTGACGAAGCATCGGTTGAGTTGATTGGCGTTGAACCTGCAGGTAAAGGCCTTGATACAGCAATGCACGGCGCACCGCTTAAGCACGGTAAAACGGGCATTTTCTTTGGCATGAAATCACCGTTAATGCAAAATAGTGACGGACAAATTGAAGAATCATATTCAGTTTCTGCCGGACTTGATTTTCCATCAGTAGGCCCGCAACATGCACATTTAAACGCTATTGGTCGTGCTCGTTATGAGTCTGCAACCGATGATGAAGCACTTGAAATGTTCCAAACGCTCGCTCGTTGTGAAGGGATTATTCCTGCATTAGAATCAGCCCACGCACTTGCTTACGCTGTTCGTATGGCAAAGGAAGCGACTAAAGAAACCATTTTAGTGGTTAATTTATCAGGTCGTGGTGATAAAGACATTTTCACTGTGGCAGATATTTTAGAGGCCAAACAAAAACAACAGGAGAGCGGCAATGAGTAA
- the xthA gene encoding exodeoxyribonuclease III yields the protein MKIVSFNINGIRARLHQLQALIDSHSPDIIGLQETKVHDEAFPVADVEAMGYKVHYHGGKAHYGVAMLSKADPVEVIKGFETDGADAQRRLIIGKFTQPNGRILTVFNGYFPQGESIHHETKYPAKRKYYQDLMLHLDKHHNPSDDIAIIGDINISPTDLDIGIGEVNAKRWLKSGKCSFQPEEREWLARLQQWGFIDSFRQLHPNRTERYSWFDYRSKGFDDNRGLRIDVILVTESMLPRLIESDVDYELRAIEKPSDHAPIWTTFS from the coding sequence ATGAAGATTGTTTCTTTTAATATAAATGGCATACGAGCTCGCTTGCATCAACTGCAAGCGCTCATTGACAGCCATTCACCAGACATTATTGGCTTGCAAGAAACCAAAGTGCATGACGAAGCGTTTCCAGTTGCTGATGTAGAAGCTATGGGTTACAAAGTTCATTACCATGGCGGCAAAGCACATTACGGTGTGGCGATGCTATCTAAGGCTGACCCTGTCGAAGTCATTAAAGGTTTTGAAACTGATGGTGCAGATGCCCAACGTCGTTTGATTATTGGTAAGTTCACCCAGCCTAATGGTCGCATATTGACCGTATTTAATGGCTACTTTCCACAGGGTGAAAGTATTCATCACGAAACTAAATATCCGGCTAAGCGTAAGTATTATCAAGACTTAATGCTACATTTAGACAAGCATCATAATCCAAGTGATGACATTGCAATTATTGGCGATATTAATATTTCACCAACCGACTTAGACATCGGTATTGGTGAGGTAAACGCCAAACGTTGGTTAAAAAGCGGTAAATGTAGCTTTCAGCCAGAAGAACGTGAGTGGTTAGCACGTTTACAACAATGGGGCTTTATTGACAGTTTCCGTCAATTACACCCAAATAGAACTGAACGTTACTCATGGTTTGATTACCGTAGCAAGGGCTTTGATGATAACCGTGGCCTACGAATAGACGTTATTCTGGTGACAGAATCAATGTTGCCTCGCTTAATTGAATCAGATGTTGATTATGAGTTACGTGCTATTGAGAAACCATCTGATCATGCGCCAATCTGGACTACGTTTAGCTAA
- a CDS encoding methyl-accepting chemotaxis protein, which produces MKQIQFRKIDAMLIKLSLNGKFIVVCSLVALITSVVALMNYQQTHDLIEQTSLQRVQASVESYALVANNQGLTNDALEQFAQDNQLQLSGRDNTLRSGDVITVSASVGNQFLSVSQNVQQWEQEPLSQTNFMLLIALIGLLPLFQLSYWISTSLGGGLWDMYIAIKRLADGDLTLRLNFFGTDDFSLIANEIDRCANNMSEMVTAIRSNADTLAVAANEFTHQANTNDNLIDKQHQYLDSVAHAMDQMTAAIADVAHHASDTSLNTKQNAKQMDQSQSKINDAVKRISYLSERIAEAFSSVEQLSRDATQINAAVTTIESISEQTNLLALNAAIEAARAGEQGRGFAVVADEVRTLAGRTQKATVEIQSMIEGLQQGSKKLTGITNVIVEEADQGSASIKAVGDDITHMAESINAVFDMSSQIAASAEQQSVSAGDIASQLNQIRQQSDTIRSTAKHAGVLAKDLNQSSKSLAAILSQYRI; this is translated from the coding sequence ATGAAGCAAATTCAGTTTAGAAAGATTGATGCAATGTTGATTAAATTGAGCCTTAATGGCAAATTTATTGTGGTTTGCTCACTTGTTGCATTGATCACTAGTGTTGTTGCACTGATGAATTACCAACAAACTCACGACTTAATTGAGCAAACATCGTTGCAGCGCGTCCAAGCAAGCGTTGAAAGTTATGCCTTGGTTGCCAATAACCAAGGTTTAACCAATGATGCTCTTGAACAATTTGCACAAGATAACCAATTGCAGCTTTCGGGCCGCGACAACACCTTACGCAGTGGTGATGTGATAACGGTATCCGCTAGCGTGGGTAATCAGTTTTTAAGCGTGAGTCAAAATGTACAACAGTGGGAACAAGAGCCGTTAAGCCAAACTAATTTTATGTTGCTAATAGCACTGATTGGTTTATTGCCATTATTTCAATTGAGTTATTGGATTTCAACCTCATTAGGTGGCGGCTTATGGGATATGTACATTGCTATAAAACGTCTGGCTGATGGCGATTTAACCTTGCGATTAAACTTCTTTGGCACTGATGATTTTAGCTTAATCGCCAACGAAATTGACCGCTGCGCTAACAATATGAGTGAAATGGTGACGGCTATCCGCAGTAATGCAGACACCTTAGCTGTTGCCGCCAACGAGTTTACTCATCAAGCTAATACCAATGATAACTTAATTGATAAGCAGCATCAGTACTTAGACTCAGTAGCACATGCTATGGATCAAATGACCGCAGCTATTGCCGATGTGGCGCATCATGCAAGCGATACCTCATTAAATACCAAGCAAAACGCTAAACAAATGGATCAAAGCCAAAGTAAAATTAATGATGCCGTTAAACGTATTAGCTATTTGTCTGAGCGTATTGCTGAAGCGTTTTCATCGGTTGAACAATTATCCCGTGACGCAACACAAATTAATGCAGCGGTGACCACTATTGAAAGTATTTCTGAGCAAACTAATTTACTTGCGTTAAATGCTGCCATTGAGGCTGCGCGAGCAGGTGAGCAAGGGCGAGGCTTTGCTGTGGTAGCAGATGAAGTGCGAACTCTTGCTGGACGAACTCAAAAAGCGACTGTTGAAATTCAAAGCATGATAGAAGGCTTGCAACAAGGCTCTAAAAAACTGACCGGTATTACTAACGTGATTGTTGAAGAAGCTGATCAAGGTAGTGCGAGTATTAAAGCTGTTGGTGATGATATTACTCATATGGCTGAGTCTATTAATGCTGTGTTTGATATGAGCAGTCAGATAGCCGCTTCAGCTGAGCAACAAAGTGTGTCTGCTGGAGATATTGCCTCACAGCTAAATCAAATTCGCCAGCAATCGGATACGATTCGCAGTACCGCCAAACATGCTGGTGTATTAGCTAAAGATTTGAATCAATCGTCTAAAAGTTTAGCGGCGATTTTGAGTCAATATAGAATTTAG
- a CDS encoding septation protein A — protein MKQLLDFLPLVIFFAVYKFYDIYAATAVLMAATAIQLVITYLIYKHIEKVHLATFAMVTVFGSLTLFFHDDAFIKWKVSIVYALFAIGLIASQMMGKPALKSMLGKEMKVDDKIWAQVTWYWVGFFVLCGFANIYIAFNLPLETWVNFKVFGLTALTLINTVITVVYLYKNMQDDDSQTTNGQ, from the coding sequence ATGAAACAACTGTTAGATTTTTTACCACTGGTCATTTTTTTTGCAGTCTACAAGTTCTATGACATCTACGCCGCTACAGCGGTATTGATGGCTGCTACAGCTATTCAACTCGTCATTACTTATCTCATTTATAAACACATTGAAAAAGTACATTTAGCCACATTCGCCATGGTAACGGTATTTGGTTCTCTGACATTATTCTTCCATGACGATGCCTTTATCAAATGGAAAGTTAGCATTGTTTATGCCTTATTTGCTATAGGGTTAATTGCCTCACAAATGATGGGGAAACCTGCTCTTAAGAGCATGTTGGGTAAAGAAATGAAAGTTGACGATAAAATATGGGCCCAAGTAACATGGTATTGGGTTGGTTTTTTTGTATTGTGCGGATTCGCCAATATCTATATTGCGTTTAATTTACCGCTAGAAACTTGGGTTAACTTCAAAGTATTTGGCTTAACTGCCCTCACCTTAATCAACACTGTGATTACGGTAGTTTATCTGTATAAAAATATGCAAGATGATGATTCGCAAACAACTAACGGCCAATAA